The nucleotide sequence AATGCTCACGACCGACGGTAGTCTCGATGTCACCCTGGCCCGGCGTCAAATCGCGGGAGTAACCGACGTGGTGCCCGGTGCGGCGGTGATGCTGCGGGTGCACGTAAATGCGCCCCCCGCCTGGTGCGCGGCCCATCCGCAAGAATGTGTAGGCTATGCGGATACCGAACCACACGACCCCCCCCGCCACGGTTTGGTGCGGCCGCTGGCCGACGATGCCCTGCGACCCACGCGGGCCAGTTTCTATTCAACCGCGTGGCAGGAGTGGGCGCACGACCGCCTGCGGGAGTTTTGCGCGCTCCTGTCGGCTTCACCCGAGGGCAACGCCTTGTTCTCCATTCAGATCGCCAACGGCGTGTATGGCGAATGGCACCAGTTCGGATTTCTCCACCATGATCCCGACACCGGCCCCGCCGCCACCGCCGCGTTTCGCCACTGGCTCACCACGCACTATGCGGACGATGCGGCGCTCGCCAAAGCATGGAGTCATTCCGGTCTCACGTTTGCCACCGCCAGCGTCCCTAACTCCCCGAGTCGGGAGATGGCGACGGTCGGCATTTTGCGCGATCCCCAGACCCAGCGGCCCGTAATCGACTACTTCACGTTTCAGCATACCGCGCTCACCGAAGTCGTGCTGGCCCTGGCGGCCACGGTCAAAAAATCGTGGCCGCGTCCCATCGTGACCGCGGCATTTTTCGGCTACTTCTACAGTATCTTCGGACGACAGGCCGCCGGCGCGCAGTTGGCCGTGCGGCAAGCGCTGCAATCGCCCCACCTCGATTGTTTCTGTTCGCCCCAGTCTTACGAACCCGCCGCAAAAGGGTTCGGTGGCACCGGCAATGCCCGCGGCCTGATCGGTGTGGTGCGACGCGCCGGCAAACTCTGGCTCGATGAAATGGACACGCCCACGAGCCAGGTCGGGTGTCCGTGGGAAAAGGATTTCACCAGCACGCCCGCGGATGACATCGCCATCCACCGTCGCAACGTGCTGCAACCCGTCACCCGCGGCGGCGGCCAATGGTGGTATGATTTCGGTCCCATCGGCCGCACCCCCAATTTCAGTCGCGGCGGCAATGTCGGCTGGTGGGATACCCCCGAACTGTTGGCCGAAGTCGAGGCAATCCAGACCATCGCCGCCGCTCGTCACGAATTGCCATTTCTGCGTCCGGCCGACGTGCTGCTGGTGCACGACCCGATGTCGTTCTGCCACACGGTCAGCCAACGACACCCCTCGGCCGAGTTCGGCAAACTACCCACCACGACCTCCGACCCGGTCACGCCGTTGCTCGTCGACGACTTGCTACACGGGCTCTATCAGTCCGGTCTGGCCTTCGACGAAGCCCTGCTGGAAGAGTTGGCCGAACTCGACCTCAGTCCATATAAATTGATCCTGTTCGCCACGACTCCGGTGATCACGCCTGCCCAACGCGAGGTGATCGAAACTCGTGTCGCCACTGCCGGTCGCCACGTGGCGTTGCTGGGATTCGCGGGGTGGAGCGATGGCGATCACGCCGGCCCGGAAGTCGCCCAGGCTCTGAGTGGGGTGGCCACCGTGCTGCACCGCCCCACGGTGCCGCAGCACAATTTTAACTTGGACGGAGTGAACTCCTCCCTCCGCTTGAAAAACACCATCGACCTGCCCGCCTATGCGGCCACCCCCGCCCAGATCATGGGCACATGGTCCGACGGCCGTCCCAGCGTGGTGCGGCGCGACGCGGACAACGCGACCTGGTGGAACTTCGCACTCCCGCCCGTCGCGCCGGTCGCCTTGCACGCTCTCGGCACACTCGCCGGCTGCCACATCGTCAACGCCCCCGGTGATTGCACCCTCATCGGTGATGGGTTACTGGTGGTGCACACCGTCGACGGCGGAAAACGCCGCCTGCAATTTCCCCGCGGCCCCGTCATCGAAACCGAAATACCCGCCCGATCGACCACCGTGTTTGACGGACTCACCGGTGCACGTCTCCTTGGATAACCGTATCATGACCGACTCTGCCTCCGCCCCCTCCTACCAACGCTCCATTTCCTCTCTCGGCTGCCCGCAGGAATCAGTCGAAAGCGCGCTGGCCCTGGCCCGCCACCTCCAGCTCGATGCCATCGAACTGCGCAGCCTCGAGGGCGGCGTCGACCTCCCGGCTTTGTTCGCCAAGACCTACGGCACCCCCGAGGCGATGGCGGCCGCGATCGGCGTGCCGGCCTCCCCTCGTATTTGCTCGCTCGATACATCGCTCAAGCTGTTCGACAATACCGACGAGACCCGGGCGGAGTTCCTCGAGTTTCTCCCGTGGGCGGAGACACTCGGCGTGCACTGGCTGCGCTGGTTTGACGGCGGCAAAGCGTGGGCTGACGACCTGCCATTAGCCATCGACACGTGGCAGTGGTGGACCAAGCTGCGCGCCGAAAAGGGCTGGCAGGCGGAGATCATGATTGAGACCCACGACCTCGTGCTCGACTCCGCCGCCATCATCGCGCTCACGGAAGCCTGCCCCGGCATCAAGATTCTCTGGGACACCCACCATACCTGGAAAGTCGGTGGAGAGGACCCCGTCAAAACCTGGCAGGTGATCAAGTCCCACGTGCCCCACATCCACGTGAAGGACAGCGTCAACATCCCCAGCGCCCGGCACTCGTTTTCCTATCGCCTGCCCGGCGAAGGTCAGTTCCCCATGGCACCCTTACAAGCGCTGCTGGCGCGCGAGTTTGACGGCGTGGTGAGCCTGGAATGGGAACGCCACTGGCATCCCTATTTGGCACCGGTCGAAGACGCCGTGAATTCGGCTTTTGCTCAAAACTGGTGGTAGGCGCACGAAGGCGAAAGCCCGAGCGAGCTCGCGGCCTTCGGGCGAGGATGAAACCGGCCAAGGTAAGGCGTGCTCGCCGAGCGCGCGGTTGCAGTGTGCTGGGTTGCTGATTGCCACCTCAATGGGTGCGGCGGTTTCGGCGAAACCGCCCTACCTCGGAGGGCGAAACGATGTGGCAGATGCTATCGCGAGCAAGCTCGCTCCTACGCCAGATATGGTCGGTAGGTTGCCGACGAGAAACGCATCGGCCACCCATCACCGTAGGCCGCCTGCTTGCAGGCGCTTCGCTGAGTGGCGGGACTGCCGGGCCCATCGGAAAGCGCGAGCAAGCTCGCGGCCTACGGACGAGGGGGAAACCGGCCAAGGTAGGGCGTGCTCGCCGTGGTGGCGTGGCAGTGTGCTGGGGTGCTCGTTGCCACCTCAATGGGTGCGGCGGTTTCGGCGAAACCGCCCTACCTCGGAGGGCGAAACGATGAGGCAGATGCTTTCGCGAGCAAGCTCGCTCCTACGCCAGATATGGGCCGTAGGTTGCCCACGAGAAAAACATCGGTGATCCACCACCGTAGGCCGCCTGCTTGCAGGCGCTTCGCTGAGTTGCGGGACTGCCGGGCCCATCGGAAAGCGCGAGCAAGCTCGCGGCCTACGGACGAGGGGGAAACCGGCCAAGGTAGGGCGTGCTCGCCGAGCGCGCGGTGGCAGTGTGCTGGGGTGCTCGTTGCCTCCTCAATGGGTGCGGCGGTTTCGGCGAAACCGCCCTACCTCGGAGGGCGAAACGATGAGGCAGATGCTATCGCGAGCAAGCTCGCTCCTACCCCAGATATGGGCCGTAGGTTGCCCACGAGAAATGCGTCGGTGATCCATCACCGTAGGCCGCCTGCTTGCAGGCGCTTCGCTGAGTTGCGGGACTGCCGGGCCCACCGGAAAGCGCGAGCGAGCTCGCGGCCTACGGAAGAGGATGAAACCGGCCAAGGTAGGGCGTGCTCGCCGAGTGCGCGATGGCAGTGTGCTGGGGTGCTCGTTGCCTCCTCAATGCGTGCAGCGGTTTCGGCGAAACCGCCCTACCCCTAAAACCATGGTTGTGGGCTTTCGCGGCGAACACTTGATATTGATCTCGGTAGTGTCTGGGGCGATCTCGTGAGTCTTTCTCTTCCCCTTTATCGTCACCTCGGCTGTGCAGATCGCGCCAGGGCGTGCGGCGAGAAAGACAACGAATATCGGGAACATGGTTGCCGACCGATTTGGTGGGTTCGCATCACGTTGCTTCCTCGCGCAACCATTCCCGGGGGGGCTTGCCGTGACGTCCGCGGAACAGGCGATAGAAATGAGAGAGGTCCTCGAATCCCGATGAAAACGCTGCGCCGATCACGCTGTATTGGCCCGAGCGCATGAGGCGCTCCGCATGGGCCAAACGCAGTCGGTTGAGAAACTCCACAAAGGTCACCCCGGTCAGTTCCCGAAAGCGTTGCGTGAATTGCCGCCGCGACAGTCCCACCCACTCGGCCGCCCGATCAATCGTCCAGCCCTCGAAAAACGTCTCCTCCATTTCCCCCCGAATCATCTCGAGGCGATCCGCCGTGGTATTGGTGCGTGATTTCGGCAAACAGCGGTCAGCCATCAACAGCATCTCCAACGTCAGAATCCGCACGGCCACCCCACCACCGAGTCGCTGCAAGGTCTGTTCGAGAATGGCCTGCCGCCATCGCTTCACGATCGGCCCCGCTTGATCGCCGCGAAAGTGCGTGGCACCGACCTCACGCCGCACGAGCCGCGCCCACAAGGCGGCCAGATCGGCATCGTCGGCCACGAAGGCGGTGCCCACTCCGAGGAGCAGCAGCACCGAGGGCTCGATATCGACCAGATTGTGCAGCTCGCCCGCCGGCACGACCAGCAACGTGCCCGCATCCGCCTGCCACGAGACCAGCCGTTTGCGGCCGGTCAAACGTAGCTCCACCACCCCGCGTTGCACGAACAATACCTTGTGAAACGCATCCGCGCGATCGGTCATATGAAAATCCGCCGCGTGCACGCTTTCGGCAAAAATCGCCCCATGCACGGGCACATCGATCTCAAGCGGTTGCGAGGTAATCACGGGGGTAGCCCAAGCTAAACTGCCCAATATGCCAATCAATTCAGCCCGTCCTGCCAAGATTGGTAGGCCCGCTCCATGGTAAATTATCTCCCGATTCCCCACCCCTGATCATTATGGCTGATACTTTGCGTCCTTCGCTTACCCGTTCCCAAATTGAAGCTGTGCTGCGTTGCCAGCCCAGTCCGGGAGCCGTCCCCTTCCTCCCCGCCATCTACGAACACAAGGCGTGGTTCATCGGCTCGACGCCGTCAGCGATTGCCCGTGATGCCAAGTTGCTCACCAAGGCCCTGATCGCCGAGTATGAAGCGCTGCAGCCCGACGCCCTCGCGGTCGGCGTCGATGTTTACAATCTCGAGGCCGAGGCCTGCGGTTGCAAAGTCACGTTCTACGAGGGCGACGATACTTCGATCCCTGGCATCAGCCCCGGCGACCACGTCATCAAACCCGGGGAAGATCTCGGCAATGCCAAGATCCCCAATCCGCTCACCGACGGGCGCATGCCGGTTAATCTGCAGGCGGCCCGCGACGTGCGCAAGGCGCTCGGCGACGACATCTGGCTGCGCGGTGCCATCTCAGGTCCCTTCTCCCTGGCCATTTCACTGGTCGGGGCCGAAGCGTTGTTTTTTGCCTGCGTCGACGAACCGGACTGGGTGCACGAGGTGCTCAACTACAGCGGTCGCATCATCAAGGCGTTTTCCAAGGGCTACATCGATGCCGGCGCGGAATTGATCATCTTCGATTCGCAGGCATCGCCCGAACTGCTATCGCCCGCCATGTATGAAGAGTTCGTGCTGCCCGTGACCAAGGACCTCACCAAGTGGGCCACCGCCCAGGGTGTGCGCGACATCCCGTTGATCATCGGGGGCAACACCACCCCGATCGCCGAGTTGCTGGTCGAGACCGGTTGCAATAATCTCCTGTGCGACTTCACCGGGGACTTCGACGAATGGTCGGAACTGTGCATCGACCATGAGCGCTCCATGCGCCGCAACGTATCGCCGCATCTCATCCAAAAAGGCACGCCCGACGAGATCTATGCCGTCGCGCGCCAGGAATTCGAGAACGGCAAAGACATGCCCGGGTTCATCCTCGGCACCGCCGTCGTGCCGTTCGGCTCCCCCACCGAAAACATCCTCGCCGTGAAACGCGCCTGCGTGGACCACGCCGCGAGCTGAATCGGGCGTCATCCCCGTCGCTCTCTTTTCCGACTCACCGATTGCCATTCTCTCGTGATATTTGACGAAGATTCTCCGTTCCAAGTGCTCCGCCAAACCTGGCAGCCCGTCGCGCTCACGCGTGATCTTCCCGCCGGGGGCGTCATGGGCTACACCTTGCTCGAACAAGAGCTGGTTATCGCCCGTTTTGAAGATGGCACGCTACTCGCCGCCGACGCGGCCTGTCCGCACAAAGGAGCCCGTCTGTCCGCCGGCCGCATCGTCGACGGCTGCCTGATGTGCCCCTACCACGGCTGGACATTCGGCCCCACGGGTGACTGCAAAAATATCCCGTCTCTGGTGGAGCCCAATCCGCAAAAATGTGCGCTGTCCCACCTCAAAAGTTACGAGGCTCAGGACCGCTACGGCATGGTCTGGGTAAAACTCGATCCCGCCGGGGATACTCCCCTGCCCGAGGTGCCCGAGTTTGAGAATCCGGCTTGGAGCTATCGGCTCGGACCGCCGATGAAATTCGCCGCCGGTTTCCGTCGCGAGGTGGAGAACTACCTCGACATGACGCACTTCGCGTTCGCGCACGGCACCACGCTCGGCAAGTGCGCCGACCCGCGCATTCCCGACATGACCATCACCACGCACGATGATGGTTTTCAGATGGACGCCCCGTTCCCGGCTCTCGAAACGCCGCACGAACAGCCCGGCAAACTCCAGAGCGCCCACCACCGGCAGCAGCGTTGCCATCTGCCCAACTTCACCACCATCCGCCAGACCTTCACCGACGGTGACGAACGCGTGCTCGTGCACATCCCGTCGCCCAATACCCGCGAATCCTGCACGGTGTTTTGGTCGCTCGCCATCTCCCCCGGGTTCGACGGCCCGGAGCCCGACGGCCAGATCGATTTCGCCATCAAGGTCCTCGATGAGGACCGCGAGATGTGTGAACTGCAGACACCCCGCGAAGTGCCCGTCAACCCCACCCGCGGCGGTTGGGGCGTGCTTGTCGCTCCCGGCGACACCTTGGCCAACACCTACCAGAAAATGTTCCGGCAATGGCTCCAAAAGCACCTCGATGCTGCCGCGACCTAAACCCCGTTTCCCCGATTTCTTACGCGATGTCTACTCCTGCTTCCCACCCCATCACCATTTCCACCGCCGCCGGTTTGGCGGAGTCCGAAGCAGCGCAAGCGCTGGCCTCGCGGCTCGGCACCGCCGTCGTTAAAAACGACCAAGCCGGCGGCGGTTTTAATCTCGCCCTCGCCACCCACGGCTGGATCACCCCGCCCGGGTCGGCCGACCTCAAGCAATGGATCTGGCTGCGTCTTCGCGCCGACGGTTCCGGCGAACTCATTGCGACGCAGGGCTCCTTCCTGTTCACCGGTCTGCGCCTGCTCGAAACCGGCCTGACCGACGACCTGCGCGCCAAGTTGGACGAGGGCCTGTTGTTGCCGGCATCGTTTTCGATGCACCGTCCGCACTACGATGCCACCCTCACTCAATACTGGCGCTCCGCCCGCGGTCTGGATGACGAGGCGCACATGCGGGCCTTGGCCGAGAACGGCTTCACGCACTGCGAAGTCAACGCCCTGCAAGCTCACTTTCCCTACGAGGAATCCATCGAAGCCGAATACTACCCGCAGTTCTACACCTACTGCGCGGGCTTCAATCACTTTGTCGACAGCGAGCTCACCCGGGGGCTGTGGCCGAGCCACTACCTCGAGGCCAACCTCAACCGCTTGAAACATCTGGGCAATCTCGCCCGGCGCTACGGTTTGAAACCCGGCGTGCTCATGTTTGAGCCCCGCACCCTCCCGGAGAAATTTTTCACCAAGTATCCGATGTTGCGCGGGGCCCGCGTCGACCACCCGTTCCGCTCGCGCCTGCCGCGCTACTGCCTGGCTCAGGATCACCCGATCACCAAGCGCCATTATCGCGAAGTGACGGAGCGTCTGATGGAAGCCGTGCCCGAACTCGACTACATGTCGGTCTGGTCCAACGACAGCGGCGCCGGCTTCGAACACACCGCGTCCCTCTACGTCGGTCGCAACGGTGGCCCCTACATGATCCGCGAATGGCGCGAACCCGAACAGATCGCCGAAGTGGCGGGTCAAAGCATCATCGACTACATGGAAAACATTCGCAGCGCCGCCGCGAAGACGAATCCCGACTTCGATGTGATCCTGCGGCTCGAACCCTTCAAGGTTGAGCACGACGTGATCAAGAGCCGCCTCGGCGGACACCTCGGCTGGGAGGGTCCGTCCATGTTGGTGCACGGCTACGACCTGCCGTATCCGCATCCCAAATACCCCGAGAACCTCGGGGTGGCGGGTTCGGTGCTGCACCACTGGATGGACGCCAGCGAAGGCCCGGCCCTCGCGGAGTCCCAAGCCCAGGGCGTCGACCCGGTGCTCAATTATTCGGCTTCCGGCCTCATGAATCACGAGCCGTTGCTTGGCATGCCGTTCCCGCGGTTGCTCCACGCCAAGATCACGGCGTTGCGCGAGATCGGCACCAACCGGGCGAGCTGTTTTGGTGGGTTGCCCCATGTGACCGGCGCGCCCTACTGGCCCAATCCCGTCGCAATTCAGGCGGCGCAGTTCATGCCGGAGCAATCGATCGACACCATCCTGCTCCAGTATGCGGAGCAATTGGTCGGGAAAGATTTCGCGCCCACCCTCGACGCCGCCTGGCGCGAGTTCGAGGACGCGCTGATCTGGCAACCCGGCGTGCCGCTCTACACTTTCATCGGCTTTTGCTGGCAGCGGGCGTGGGATCGTCCCTTCGTGCCCGACATCGAGGCGGTGCCCGCCAAGGACCGCGAATATTACGAACGCTTCGGTTGCTTCCAACACAACAATCCCGGTCTCAACGACCTGGGCAAGGACGTGTTGTTCGATCTCATTTCCCAGGAGCAAGGTGCCAAGATGAGCACGGACATGCAGCGCGAGCTGATCCCCCGGCTACGCAAACTCATCGGCTCACTCAATGACACGCTGGGTAAAATCGGGACGGATTCCACCGACCAGACCGCCGCCGTATTCCGCGATCTGCGCGATCGGGTGCGCGGCTACCTGCACTGGGCGGTGGCCCTGCACAACGTCTGTGCGTGGTGTGCCAATGTCTACGGTTACCTCGACACCGAGGACGAGGCCGAGCGGAAAACCTTTTTCGACCAACTCCAGGCGACGATCGACCTCGATCTCGTCAATACGCAGGAGTTGCTCGATCTGATCGAGACCACCGACACCGAATTCATGGTCGTTTCGGAACTCGGCAATCACACCTTCATTTACGGCGAAGACCTGCCCGACCTGCTGCGTCGACGCCTCAAACTTACCGCGCAATACCGCCACCATCCCCCGCGAATCGATCGCGAGATCATGTGGCGGCCCGTGCCCGGAACGAGTTGGCCCAAAGGTTGGTTATAAAGGGGTTTTTAACCAGGGTCCGCCTCAGGGCGCGTGGAGAAAGATCAGGCTCCGCGCGCCTTGCGGCGAAACTCCGATGGTGTGTCCCCCACGACCTGCCGAAAGGTTTTGGAAAAGTGAAACACGTCACAAAATCCCAATTCCTCCGCCAACGCTTTAAACGAACGATTGCCCTGATAAATGGCCGCGCAGGCAAAATCTATGCGGCACCGCTGCTGGAACTGACCGGGTGAAACGCCCACCGCCGCCGCGAAACGTTTACGGAAACTTTCGTAACTCTGGCCCACTTTACGGGCGACCTCCGCCGGGCTCAAAACGGGCGCCCCGGGACGCACGCCCAGCAGAAGTTGGCTCTCCTTCAGCCAGTCATCCGCCGTCGACCGCTGAGACTCCGCGTGCGTGGCGAGCAAGGCCGTCATGAGATTGAGTAATCGACCAAATATGCGCAAAGCCGACGCGGGATCCTGCGGTGAATCCGATTGAAACACGTCTTCGAAGCGACGCTGCCACATACCCAGCGGCTCCGCATGAGTGAGCGGTTGAGATGCATCCAGGATACCCTCCCGACTCCATTGCTCCCATTGCGGTCCCTCAAAAACCACATAGATCTGCGTCCAATCCCGGCCCTCGTCCGGTCCGTAGGCGTGCGGCAACTCGGGATGCAACCACAGCACATCACCCGCCGATAATGCCCTATGGGTGCCATGGCCGTCGCTGTAAAACCCGTGCTCCAACCGCAGCATGTAAATGAGACTGTATTTTCCCATAACACGCATCGATTTACGATCGATCCCCGGCACATTGTTCACCAACCCGGCGGCTCTGATCGTATTCGCACCTATGGTAATCGGGCGCGTCAGCCAGGGTTGATTCTGGAAATGGTCCTTCGGCGGCATGGTTTACCAAATTCTACATATCTAATCCCATTTCAACTATGTTCTCCGCGATAAATCAGGGTATCTTAGGACCACGCTGATTAGCTGAACACCACACCTCCTTTTACCCACACCGACATGAGCACTCTCGCCCCTGCCATCCCCCAACTGTATTCCTACGGGCACGCCCTCGACATGGACGACGACAAGGTCGGCCTGCTGCGCGACTCCTCCGATGCCGCCACCGATTTCGAGGAACTGCGCCGCCGTTTCGACGAAGACGGCTACCTTTACATGAAAGGTTACCTCGGCCGCGACAACGTGTTGAAAGCCCGCGCCGCCATCACCGACCGCCTCGCCGCCACCGGCGCCCTGCATCCCGATCATCCGACCATCGACGGCATCGCGGCCCCGGACTACAAAAACGGTTTTCGCCCCGAGCTGACCGAGGGCAATGCAGAGGTGCAAAACCTCCTCTACGGCGATCGCCTCGCCGATTTCTACCGCCAATTCTACGGCGAAGACGTGCGCCACTACGACTTCACCTGGCTGCGCGCCATGGGTCCGGGCAAAGGCACCAACCCGCACTGCGACCTGCCCTACATGGGCCGCGGCACCCACCGCCACATGACGTGCTGGGTGCCCTATGGTGACATCTCCTTCGAACTCGGGGGCCTCGTCGTTCTCGAAGGTTCCAACCGCCGCATGGACCTGTTGGAAAACTACGTCTACCGCGACGTCGACGCGTTCTGCGAGAACAAGCCCAAGCAGGTCGAGACCGCCAAGAACGGCGGCTGGACCTT is from Synoicihabitans lomoniglobus and encodes:
- a CDS encoding helix-turn-helix domain-containing protein translates to MPPKDHFQNQPWLTRPITIGANTIRAAGLVNNVPGIDRKSMRVMGKYSLIYMLRLEHGFYSDGHGTHRALSAGDVLWLHPELPHAYGPDEGRDWTQIYVVFEGPQWEQWSREGILDASQPLTHAEPLGMWQRRFEDVFQSDSPQDPASALRIFGRLLNLMTALLATHAESQRSTADDWLKESQLLLGVRPGAPVLSPAEVARKVGQSYESFRKRFAAAVGVSPGQFQQRCRIDFACAAIYQGNRSFKALAEELGFCDVFHFSKTFRQVVGDTPSEFRRKARGA
- a CDS encoding aromatic ring-hydroxylating oxygenase subunit alpha; this encodes MIFDEDSPFQVLRQTWQPVALTRDLPAGGVMGYTLLEQELVIARFEDGTLLAADAACPHKGARLSAGRIVDGCLMCPYHGWTFGPTGDCKNIPSLVEPNPQKCALSHLKSYEAQDRYGMVWVKLDPAGDTPLPEVPEFENPAWSYRLGPPMKFAAGFRREVENYLDMTHFAFAHGTTLGKCADPRIPDMTITTHDDGFQMDAPFPALETPHEQPGKLQSAHHRQQRCHLPNFTTIRQTFTDGDERVLVHIPSPNTRESCTVFWSLAISPGFDGPEPDGQIDFAIKVLDEDREMCELQTPREVPVNPTRGGWGVLVAPGDTLANTYQKMFRQWLQKHLDAAAT
- a CDS encoding sugar phosphate isomerase/epimerase family protein: MTDSASAPSYQRSISSLGCPQESVESALALARHLQLDAIELRSLEGGVDLPALFAKTYGTPEAMAAAIGVPASPRICSLDTSLKLFDNTDETRAEFLEFLPWAETLGVHWLRWFDGGKAWADDLPLAIDTWQWWTKLRAEKGWQAEIMIETHDLVLDSAAIIALTEACPGIKILWDTHHTWKVGGEDPVKTWQVIKSHVPHIHVKDSVNIPSARHSFSYRLPGEGQFPMAPLQALLAREFDGVVSLEWERHWHPYLAPVEDAVNSAFAQNWW
- a CDS encoding uroporphyrinogen decarboxylase family protein, producing MADTLRPSLTRSQIEAVLRCQPSPGAVPFLPAIYEHKAWFIGSTPSAIARDAKLLTKALIAEYEALQPDALAVGVDVYNLEAEACGCKVTFYEGDDTSIPGISPGDHVIKPGEDLGNAKIPNPLTDGRMPVNLQAARDVRKALGDDIWLRGAISGPFSLAISLVGAEALFFACVDEPDWVHEVLNYSGRIIKAFSKGYIDAGAELIIFDSQASPELLSPAMYEEFVLPVTKDLTKWATAQGVRDIPLIIGGNTTPIAELLVETGCNNLLCDFTGDFDEWSELCIDHERSMRRNVSPHLIQKGTPDEIYAVARQEFENGKDMPGFILGTAVVPFGSPTENILAVKRACVDHAAS
- a CDS encoding phytanoyl-CoA dioxygenase family protein, coding for MSTLAPAIPQLYSYGHALDMDDDKVGLLRDSSDAATDFEELRRRFDEDGYLYMKGYLGRDNVLKARAAITDRLAATGALHPDHPTIDGIAAPDYKNGFRPELTEGNAEVQNLLYGDRLADFYRQFYGEDVRHYDFTWLRAMGPGKGTNPHCDLPYMGRGTHRHMTCWVPYGDISFELGGLVVLEGSNRRMDLLENYVYRDVDAFCENKPKQVETAKNGGWTFTGTLSHNPPSVRNKFGGRWLTTEFEAGDFITFGMFLVHASLDNRTDDRLRISSDCRYQRASEPIDERWVGAKPPGHDLAGKRGRIC
- a CDS encoding AraC family transcriptional regulator, which codes for MITSQPLEIDVPVHGAIFAESVHAADFHMTDRADAFHKVLFVQRGVVELRLTGRKRLVSWQADAGTLLVVPAGELHNLVDIEPSVLLLLGVGTAFVADDADLAALWARLVRREVGATHFRGDQAGPIVKRWRQAILEQTLQRLGGGVAVRILTLEMLLMADRCLPKSRTNTTADRLEMIRGEMEETFFEGWTIDRAAEWVGLSRRQFTQRFRELTGVTFVEFLNRLRLAHAERLMRSGQYSVIGAAFSSGFEDLSHFYRLFRGRHGKPPREWLREEAT